GGGCCGCGTTCTGCTACTGGGGATGGCGGGCAGTGGGCCAGCCGGACAGCTTCGCGCTGCTGCGGGCGGCCGCGTCCCTGGAGCTGATCCATGCCGCCGCGGTCGTCCATGACGACCTTATTGATGACAGTGCTCTGCGGCACGGCCGTCCCACCGTTCACGTCGCTCTGCGCGGAGCCGTGCGTGGGCGTCCCCGTTCCGCGGCGGCCGCCAGGTCGCTGGCGATGCTGGTCGGGGACCTGCTGATGGGGATGGCCGGGCAGTTGTTCTCCACCAGCGGTCTGCCCGCCGCCTATCTGGGCCGGGCCCGTCCGCTGTGGTCGGTTCTGGGCCGGGAGCTGATCGCGGGCGAGTGCCTGGAGATCCTGCGTACCGGGGGTGAGCCGGACACCGAAGCGTCACTGCAGGTGATCCGGTACAAGACCGCCAAGTACACCGTCGAGCAGCCTCTGTTGATCGGTGGCGCGCTGGCCGGGGCCGGCGGGCGGCTGCGCGAGGGCTACTCCGCCTACGGCCTGCCTCTGGGCGAGGCGTTCCAGCTCAGGGACGACCTGCTCGGGCTGTTCGGAGACCCCGAGCGCACAGGCAAGGCCAACGCGGACGACGTGCGCGGGCAACGGCCCACAGCGTTGCTGGCGGAGACCTGGCGCATCGCCGGTGACGGCGACCGGACCCGACTCCGGACCCTCCTGGGCCGACGCGGCCTGGACGAGGCCGGGCTCCAAGCCGTACGCGAGGTGATGTGCCGGTTGGGAACTCCCGCTCTCATCGAAGACATGATCGCGGCCCGGGTTGAGGAAGCTCTCGGCGCCCTCGGGGGCCTCGACGTTCCGGCGGGCGCGGCCGACGCACTGAGCGCGCTGGCTAGATCGGCCGCCGTCCGCCTTTCCTGACCCTGCTCGCCGCCTCAACGACAAGGAAACTACGCCATGAAGTACACCGAGGCCTCGATGAACGTCCTGCGGCAGGGCGGTGACGAACTGGCCGACGCCACCGTCGCGGCGCTCTTCGAACGCGGAGAGGTGGGCAAGTTCAACACCTTGATGCGCTACGTGTCGACCGCGGGCGCCCCCCTTCCGGACGGGCTGCCCGATGTCGCCCGGGAGTACCTTCAGACCACGAGCGCCCCGCCGGACTGGGTCGACTGGGAGGTGATGGAGAAGGCCCGGCTGTTCTTCATCGACAACAACGTGCATATCTCCACAGCTCTGTCGTTC
This sequence is a window from Streptomyces parvus. Protein-coding genes within it:
- a CDS encoding polyprenyl synthetase family protein, coding for MSDRWDAAAFKSRVDEVLRQFVAREVDLFAEIDPSLAPVAAQVEAAVQDGKRLRAAFCYWGWRAVGQPDSFALLRAAASLELIHAAAVVHDDLIDDSALRHGRPTVHVALRGAVRGRPRSAAAARSLAMLVGDLLMGMAGQLFSTSGLPAAYLGRARPLWSVLGRELIAGECLEILRTGGEPDTEASLQVIRYKTAKYTVEQPLLIGGALAGAGGRLREGYSAYGLPLGEAFQLRDDLLGLFGDPERTGKANADDVRGQRPTALLAETWRIAGDGDRTRLRTLLGRRGLDEAGLQAVREVMCRLGTPALIEDMIAARVEEALGALGGLDVPAGAADALSALARSAAVRLS